In Candidatus Defluviibacterium haderslevense, the following are encoded in one genomic region:
- a CDS encoding VOC family protein: protein MTNEIYPCLWFDGKAHEAATFYCSIFNHSRILTENPMVALFELNGKKIMGLNGGPVFKMNPSISMFIHCTTQEECKRIWDQLSEGGTVLMPLNPYPWSELYGWIQDKYGFTWQIMKGTEDRMMPAMLFTADQLGRAQEGLDFYTSLFKHSSIDSKNYYPEGSPFAGKLSYAEFKLDGYPMVAMEGPNEHNYTFNEGVSLVVNCQNQDEIDFFWNQFTSDGGFESMCGWCKDKFGVSWQIIPNNIAEIMNDKDHGPIAMQAMLKMKKLDIAALLNA from the coding sequence ATGACTAATGAAATCTATCCTTGTCTGTGGTTTGATGGGAAAGCCCATGAAGCAGCTACTTTTTACTGTTCAATCTTCAATCATTCAAGGATACTGACCGAAAATCCAATGGTGGCTCTATTCGAGCTCAATGGAAAAAAAATAATGGGCCTTAATGGAGGACCTGTGTTTAAAATGAATCCATCAATATCTATGTTTATCCATTGCACTACTCAAGAAGAATGTAAAAGAATATGGGATCAATTATCAGAAGGTGGTACCGTATTAATGCCTTTGAACCCATACCCGTGGAGCGAACTCTATGGTTGGATTCAAGATAAATACGGCTTCACCTGGCAAATCATGAAGGGCACTGAAGATCGCATGATGCCAGCTATGTTATTTACAGCTGACCAATTAGGTAGAGCACAAGAAGGATTAGATTTTTATACCAGCTTGTTTAAGCATTCTTCGATAGATAGTAAAAATTATTATCCTGAAGGATCTCCATTTGCCGGTAAGTTATCTTACGCGGAATTCAAACTAGATGGATATCCTATGGTAGCCATGGAAGGACCTAATGAGCATAATTATACATTTAATGAAGGCGTTTCTTTAGTTGTGAATTGTCAAAACCAGGATGAAATTGATTTTTTCTGGAATCAATTTACTTCAGATGGTGGATTCGAAAGTATGTGCGGTTGGTGCAAAGACAAATTCGGCGTATCATGGCAAATCATTCCAAATAATATAGCTGAAATTATGAACGACAAAGATCATGGCCCAATAGCCATGCAAGCCATGCTTAAAATGAAAAAATTAGATATAGCAGCTTTGTTAAATGCTTAA
- a CDS encoding proline iminopeptidase-family hydrolase, whose translation MRLFLLIGIIYLHLGCQEKVIPTHTSVLEYFNYNDSIESAGVKMIPIKTPVGEFKVWTKRFGKNPKIKILLLHGGPGMTHEYMECFETFFQREGFEFYEYDQLGSYYSDQPTDSSLWTTERFVDEVEQVRQAIGADSSNFYLLGNSWGGILGMEYALKYQQHLKGLLISNMVASSTEYGKYANDVLANQMKPEVLQEIRAIESKKDFNNPRFMELLIPNFYHEHICRLQEWPDGLNRSIKHINGNIYTLMQGPSEFGISGRLEKWDIKHRLNEIKVPTLMIGAQYDTMDPKAMEEQSKMVKRGRYLYCPNGSHLSMWDDQQVFMNGVIQFIKDVDHGNM comes from the coding sequence ATGCGTCTCTTCCTATTAATAGGTATTATTTACCTTCACTTGGGTTGCCAAGAAAAAGTAATACCAACCCATACATCTGTATTAGAATATTTTAACTACAACGATTCCATAGAATCTGCCGGTGTAAAAATGATTCCCATAAAAACACCTGTTGGTGAATTCAAAGTATGGACTAAACGCTTTGGTAAAAATCCTAAAATAAAAATATTATTGTTGCATGGCGGCCCGGGAATGACCCATGAATACATGGAATGTTTTGAGACCTTTTTCCAAAGGGAAGGCTTTGAATTTTATGAATATGATCAATTGGGATCATACTATAGCGATCAACCAACCGATAGTAGTCTCTGGACAACAGAACGTTTTGTAGATGAAGTGGAACAAGTGCGCCAAGCTATTGGGGCCGATAGTTCCAATTTTTACTTACTAGGTAATTCATGGGGTGGCATACTCGGAATGGAATATGCTTTGAAATATCAACAACATTTAAAAGGACTTTTAATATCTAACATGGTAGCCAGTTCTACTGAATATGGAAAATATGCCAATGATGTTCTTGCCAATCAAATGAAACCAGAAGTGCTTCAAGAAATAAGAGCTATTGAGTCAAAAAAGGATTTTAATAATCCAAGATTCATGGAATTGCTCATTCCAAATTTTTATCATGAACATATCTGTCGCTTACAAGAATGGCCTGATGGACTTAATAGAAGTATAAAACACATCAATGGAAATATCTACACTTTAATGCAGGGTCCTAGTGAATTTGGTATTAGTGGTCGTCTTGAAAAGTGGGATATCAAACATCGACTTAACGAAATAAAAGTTCCTACCTTAATGATCGGTGCACAATACGACACAATGGATCCTAAAGCCATGGAGGAACAAAGTAAAATGGTGAAACGTGGTCGATATTTATATTGTCCAAATGGAAGTCACTTATCGATGTGGGATGATCAACAAGTTTTTATGAACGGGGTCATCCAATTTATCAAAGATGTGGACCATGGTAATATGTAA
- a CDS encoding phosphatase PAP2 family protein, which produces MSYGVIALESDYLKLINTEIRNELSEHIDKRITIDDFSQFAPAISVYAFNAIGIKGKNNLLDRSIILASSYLLMTTSVRILKSTTNITRPDSSSNNSFPSGHTATAFAGAEFLWHEYRDVSIWYGISGYIVATGTGMFRIYNARHWLSDVAMGAGIGMLSTKMAYWIFPYLDHYVFKSKKYLHSTMVLPNYYGNHFGIALTHTF; this is translated from the coding sequence ATGTCCTATGGTGTTATTGCTTTAGAAAGTGATTACTTAAAATTAATCAATACCGAAATTCGAAATGAACTGAGTGAACATATTGATAAAAGAATAACCATTGATGATTTTTCCCAATTTGCGCCAGCCATTTCTGTCTATGCATTCAATGCAATTGGAATAAAGGGTAAGAATAATCTTTTGGACAGAAGTATTATTTTGGCAAGTTCCTATTTATTGATGACAACAAGTGTTCGTATTTTAAAATCCACTACAAACATTACAAGACCAGATAGCAGTTCAAATAATTCCTTCCCCTCCGGACATACCGCAACTGCTTTTGCAGGAGCAGAATTCTTGTGGCATGAATATAGGGATGTATCCATATGGTATGGAATCTCAGGCTATATTGTTGCGACGGGTACCGGAATGTTTAGAATTTATAATGCTCGTCATTGGTTGTCTGATGTAGCTATGGGAGCAGGTATTGGAATGCTGAGTACAAAAATGGCATATTGGATATTTCCATATTTAGATCATTATGTATTCAAATCTAAAAAATATTTACATTCAACAATGGTCCTGCCAAATTACTATGGAAACCACTTTGGAATAGCACTTACCCATACATTTTAA
- a CDS encoding GNAT family N-acetyltransferase — protein sequence MDINNSYLFRSERLGFRNWNESDVPIMIEINQDKRVMEFFPNLIHEIDTISFIQRMQTQFLEKKFCYFAVDLLSTHEFIGFIGLSEQNFESDFTPCVDIGWRLSIKYWNKAYATEGAKKCLAYGLDDLNIPKIYAIAPKINTKSEHVMKKIGMKKLGEFEHPKLLNNERLKCCILYEKIQE from the coding sequence ATGGATATCAATAACTCATACTTATTCAGATCCGAAAGATTAGGATTCAGAAATTGGAATGAAAGTGACGTTCCTATAATGATTGAGATCAATCAGGATAAAAGGGTTATGGAATTTTTTCCAAACCTAATACATGAGATAGATACCATTAGTTTTATACAACGGATGCAAACCCAATTTCTTGAAAAAAAATTTTGTTATTTCGCTGTTGATCTTTTATCAACCCATGAATTCATAGGTTTTATTGGTCTTTCAGAACAAAACTTTGAATCGGATTTTACACCTTGCGTAGATATAGGTTGGCGACTAAGCATTAAATACTGGAATAAAGCTTATGCTACAGAAGGTGCAAAAAAATGTTTAGCATATGGTTTGGATGATTTAAATATACCAAAAATTTATGCCATTGCACCAAAAATAAATACAAAATCAGAACATGTCATGAAAAAAATTGGGATGAAAAAGCTTGGAGAATTTGAGCATCCTAAGTTGTTAAATAATGAGAGGCTTAAATGTTGCATACTTTATGAGAAAATCCAAGAATAA
- a CDS encoding MFS transporter produces the protein MKSNDSHSKNLPALSEHTILRYFNFIALYVAQGIPEGMAFFGIPAWMAMNGKTPGEIGGFVAAVGLPWSFKIIVAPLMDRFSYLPMGRRRPWVLFGQLGLILSFIAMAFVPDPLNNLNLFMVAGFAVGFFGAFQDVATDGMAIDIVPINQQARANGFMWGAKIVGISGSLALGSWLLNKFGYSQAILMLSVAVFAIMFVPLFLRERPGEKLLPWSKGSTSLENEKMQITNWTEIFKSLFSVFLLRNSILMACVLFITQISFNFIATLLPVFTVQALGWTNLEYSQFFATASLIGGIGGMLIGGILIDKFGKIRMLNVYFFILIMLTTVFPFLNMYWKNYWVISSFMVIYQILYVFTSIGLFACAMEFCWKKISASQFTLYMTIANLGRIVGAKLLGPLKNLLSWEYTICSFGVMLALAWIIMPLIKINIHVKKIEELEMKNA, from the coding sequence ATGAAATCAAATGATTCCCATTCCAAAAATTTACCCGCATTATCAGAGCACACCATCTTAAGATATTTTAATTTTATTGCCTTATATGTTGCCCAAGGAATTCCTGAAGGAATGGCATTTTTTGGGATTCCCGCTTGGATGGCCATGAATGGTAAGACCCCCGGAGAAATTGGCGGATTCGTTGCAGCTGTAGGACTTCCTTGGAGTTTTAAGATCATTGTCGCACCATTAATGGATAGGTTTAGTTATCTGCCAATGGGCCGTCGAAGACCATGGGTACTGTTTGGTCAGTTGGGATTAATTTTAAGCTTTATTGCAATGGCCTTTGTGCCAGACCCTTTGAATAACTTAAATTTATTTATGGTGGCAGGATTTGCAGTAGGATTTTTTGGTGCTTTTCAGGACGTGGCAACTGATGGTATGGCTATTGATATTGTACCCATTAACCAACAAGCCAGAGCTAATGGATTTATGTGGGGCGCAAAAATAGTAGGTATATCAGGCTCTTTAGCATTGGGTAGCTGGTTACTTAATAAATTTGGATATTCACAGGCTATCCTCATGTTGTCTGTTGCGGTTTTTGCTATCATGTTTGTACCATTATTTCTACGTGAAAGACCAGGTGAAAAATTACTTCCATGGAGTAAAGGTTCTACTTCCTTAGAAAATGAAAAAATGCAAATAACCAACTGGACTGAAATTTTTAAATCTCTGTTTAGTGTATTCCTATTGCGCAATAGTATACTCATGGCTTGTGTGTTGTTCATCACCCAAATTTCTTTTAATTTTATAGCCACTTTACTTCCAGTATTTACAGTGCAAGCATTGGGTTGGACCAATTTAGAATACTCTCAATTTTTTGCCACAGCCAGTCTCATCGGTGGTATAGGCGGTATGTTGATCGGTGGTATATTAATCGACAAATTTGGTAAAATCAGGATGTTGAATGTGTATTTTTTTATTCTCATCATGTTAACCACAGTATTTCCATTTTTAAATATGTATTGGAAAAATTATTGGGTCATCAGCAGCTTCATGGTTATCTACCAAATTTTATATGTATTTACAAGTATTGGATTATTTGCATGCGCCATGGAATTTTGTTGGAAGAAAATTTCCGCAAGTCAATTCACATTGTACATGACTATAGCAAACCTGGGCAGAATTGTAGGCGCAAAACTACTAGGCCCTTTAAAAAATTTGTTGAGTTGGGAGTATACCATATGTTCATTTGGCGTGATGTTAGCTTTAGCCTGGATCATCATGCCATTGATAAAAATCAATATCCATGTCAAGAAAATTGAAGAATTGGAAATGAAAAATGCTTAA
- a CDS encoding DinB family protein, which translates to MNRATQALLDEYQKSIRELIFVIQNISDQQLCKIVDHETQDQDCRSIQTILTHVIASGYSYTVYIEHFIGIHSTRPEPKIFETINPYIEALNAMFEYCVQCFKSHPNVVIEEHDPLKKINVKWGQQYDIEQLMEHAIVHILRHRRQIEHFIFKLSEDRL; encoded by the coding sequence ATGAATAGAGCAACCCAAGCTTTACTGGACGAATATCAAAAATCAATTCGGGAACTTATTTTTGTTATTCAAAATATATCTGATCAACAACTTTGTAAAATAGTAGATCATGAAACTCAAGATCAGGATTGTAGATCCATTCAAACGATCCTCACCCATGTCATTGCTTCAGGATATTCTTATACCGTGTACATTGAACATTTCATTGGGATCCACAGTACCAGACCAGAACCAAAAATATTTGAAACCATTAATCCTTATATTGAAGCCTTAAATGCAATGTTTGAATATTGTGTACAATGTTTTAAATCGCATCCCAATGTTGTCATTGAAGAACATGACCCATTGAAAAAAATTAATGTTAAATGGGGACAACAATACGACATAGAACAATTAATGGAACATGCTATAGTACATATTCTTAGACATCGCAGACAAATTGAACATTTCATTTTCAAATTATCCGAAGACCGGTTATAA
- a CDS encoding CPBP family intramembrane metalloprotease, giving the protein MNPEIKSALLRVFPFMIALIFLVIAIHRNKISKSEIDLHKPASLKTYLLWITGFLIFIVGSEFALYRFGILEINSWNHTLIPSIIRITGALVFAPIVEELIFRGVLLNFLKKIKLNIHMAIFSQAVIFVLLHNFAYDNTLSSHIGIIQSLTDAILYGYSRHLTKSIYTPITMHMLGNLVATAERFIL; this is encoded by the coding sequence ATGAATCCAGAAATAAAATCAGCTCTATTACGTGTATTTCCCTTTATGATTGCATTGATCTTTCTAGTCATTGCCATCCATCGAAACAAAATATCCAAATCAGAAATAGACCTTCACAAACCTGCATCCTTAAAAACATATTTACTTTGGATTACCGGATTTTTAATCTTTATAGTAGGTTCAGAATTTGCTTTATATCGGTTTGGGATTCTAGAAATCAACTCTTGGAACCATACACTCATCCCTTCCATAATTAGAATAACGGGTGCATTGGTATTTGCTCCTATAGTGGAAGAGCTTATTTTTAGGGGAGTATTGCTTAATTTTTTAAAAAAAATAAAATTAAACATCCACATGGCCATTTTTTCACAGGCTGTAATTTTTGTTCTACTTCATAATTTCGCATATGACAATACTTTATCATCACATATTGGTATAATTCAAAGTCTTACAGATGCGATATTATATGGCTATTCCAGACATTTAACAAAATCCATTTACACTCCGATAACGATGCATATGTTAGGAAATTTAGTTGCCACAGCTGAGCGCTTTATACTGTGA
- a CDS encoding GNAT family N-acetyltransferase, giving the protein MIHLIRTDNHHEDFKLLVIELDKELKLRDGDDHTFYAQYNKSDNIKYVLVAYNQELPIACGAIKEYDQDTMEIKRMFVRPNYRNQGLASLILKALEQWCQELHYIKCMLETGINQPEAIRLYEKNNYTKIPNYGPYINVENSFCFLKVLNG; this is encoded by the coding sequence ATGATCCATTTGATTCGAACCGATAATCATCATGAAGATTTTAAATTATTAGTTATCGAATTAGACAAAGAACTCAAATTACGTGATGGGGATGATCATACCTTTTATGCACAGTATAATAAATCAGATAACATAAAATATGTCTTAGTAGCCTATAATCAAGAACTACCGATAGCTTGCGGTGCTATCAAAGAATATGATCAGGATACTATGGAAATCAAAAGAATGTTTGTAAGGCCAAATTACAGAAATCAAGGCTTAGCTTCCTTGATCTTAAAAGCATTGGAACAATGGTGTCAAGAACTGCATTACATAAAATGCATGTTGGAAACTGGAATAAATCAACCAGAGGCCATTCGATTATATGAAAAAAACAATTATACTAAAATTCCTAATTATGGGCCATATATCAATGTTGAAAACAGCTTTTGCTTTTTGAAAGTACTGAATGGATAA
- a CDS encoding DNA-3-methyladenine glycosylase I, whose protein sequence is MEKPKSYCDVVKHLEPTNVHKIYHDTSYGFPIDNDDELFERLILEINQAGLSWTTILNKQVHFKKAFHQFNIKKVASYGEKDRSRLLNDAGIIRNRLKIDATIYNAGVVLQLQKDFGSFKNWLDEHHPLTKEAWVKIFKKTFKFTGGEIVNEFLMSTGYLDGSHIIDCPVYHHVIQSNPPWMIKK, encoded by the coding sequence ATGGAAAAACCAAAATCATATTGCGATGTAGTCAAACATTTAGAACCTACAAATGTCCACAAAATCTATCATGATACTTCTTATGGATTTCCAATAGATAATGACGACGAACTATTTGAAAGACTCATTTTAGAGATTAATCAGGCAGGATTGAGTTGGACCACTATCCTAAACAAGCAGGTACACTTTAAAAAGGCATTTCATCAATTCAATATTAAGAAAGTCGCTTCCTATGGCGAAAAAGATAGATCTCGGCTTTTAAATGATGCCGGAATAATCCGGAATCGATTGAAAATAGATGCTACCATTTACAATGCAGGAGTCGTATTGCAATTGCAAAAAGATTTTGGTTCATTCAAGAATTGGCTGGATGAACATCATCCCTTAACAAAAGAAGCCTGGGTGAAGATATTTAAAAAGACCTTTAAATTTACCGGTGGGGAAATTGTAAACGAGTTTTTAATGAGTACAGGATATCTTGATGGCTCACATATTATAGACTGTCCGGTTTATCATCATGTCATTCAATCCAATCCTCCATGGATGATCAAAAAATAA